One Streptomyces fagopyri DNA window includes the following coding sequences:
- the fabI gene encoding enoyl-ACP reductase FabI has translation MSGILEGKRVLISGVLMESSIAFHAAKQAQEQGAEIILTAFPRPTLTERIARKLPKPTKVIELDVTNGEHLGRLADIVGEELGGLDGVVHSIGFAPQDALGGNFLNTPFESVATAMHVSAFSLKSLTMACLPLMQNGGSVVGLTFDASFAWPQYDWMGPAKAALEATSRYLARDLGKQNIRCNLISAGPLGSMAAKSIPGFDELAAVWDNRSPLEWDLKDPEPAGRGVVALLSDWFPKTTGEIIHVDGGLHAIGA, from the coding sequence ATGAGTGGAATTCTCGAGGGCAAGCGCGTCCTGATCTCCGGTGTGCTGATGGAGTCCTCCATCGCCTTCCACGCCGCCAAGCAGGCCCAGGAGCAGGGCGCGGAGATCATCCTGACCGCGTTCCCGCGGCCCACGCTGACCGAGCGCATCGCCAGGAAGCTCCCGAAGCCGACCAAGGTCATCGAGCTCGACGTCACCAACGGCGAGCACCTCGGGCGGCTGGCCGACATCGTCGGCGAGGAGCTGGGCGGCCTCGACGGCGTCGTGCACTCCATCGGCTTCGCGCCGCAGGACGCCCTCGGCGGCAACTTCCTCAACACGCCCTTCGAGTCGGTCGCCACCGCCATGCACGTCTCGGCGTTCTCCCTGAAGTCGCTGACCATGGCCTGTCTGCCGCTGATGCAGAACGGCGGTTCGGTCGTCGGCCTCACCTTCGACGCGTCCTTCGCCTGGCCGCAGTACGACTGGATGGGCCCGGCCAAGGCCGCCCTGGAGGCCACCAGCCGCTACCTCGCCCGCGACCTGGGCAAGCAGAACATCCGCTGCAACCTCATCTCCGCGGGCCCGCTCGGCTCGATGGCCGCCAAGTCCATCCCGGGCTTCGACGAGCTGGCCGCCGTGTGGGACAACCGCTCTCCCCTGGAGTGGGACCTCAAGGACCCCGAGCCGGCCGGCCGCGGTGTCGTCGCCCTGCTGAGCGACTGGTTCCCGAAGACCACCGGCGAGATCATCCACGTAGACGGCGGTCTGCACGCGATCGGCGCGTAG
- a CDS encoding FadR/GntR family transcriptional regulator, which produces MPLSHPRRSALSEQVIAELRNQITSGEWPVGSRIPTEPELVEQLGVARNTVREAVRALAHNGLLDIRQGSGTYVVATSELAGVMHRRFADADPRHIAELRSTLESSAAKLAAERRTERDLKQLDALLTRREDAWESGDTEAFVTADATFHLAVVAASHNDVMTAMYADLGEVLRDWLRDDVGEELTPETYMDHTRLVDAIRGGDTEAAAGEAAGYPFQCRPWLRRPASGG; this is translated from the coding sequence ATGCCGCTGAGCCACCCCCGCCGTTCGGCGCTGTCCGAGCAGGTCATCGCCGAGCTGCGGAACCAGATCACCTCCGGCGAGTGGCCGGTCGGCTCCCGCATCCCGACCGAACCCGAGCTCGTCGAACAGCTGGGCGTCGCCCGCAACACGGTCCGGGAGGCCGTCCGCGCGCTCGCCCACAACGGCCTGCTCGACATCCGCCAGGGTTCGGGCACCTATGTCGTCGCGACCAGCGAACTCGCGGGCGTGATGCACCGGCGTTTCGCCGACGCCGATCCCCGGCACATCGCCGAGCTGCGCTCCACGCTGGAGTCGAGCGCCGCGAAACTGGCCGCCGAGCGGCGCACCGAGCGTGATCTCAAACAGCTGGACGCGCTGCTGACGCGTCGCGAGGACGCCTGGGAGTCGGGCGACACCGAGGCCTTCGTGACCGCCGACGCCACCTTCCATCTGGCGGTGGTGGCCGCGTCCCACAACGACGTCATGACGGCGATGTACGCGGACCTGGGCGAGGTGCTGCGCGACTGGCTGCGCGACGACGTCGGCGAGGAGCTGACGCCGGAGACGTACATGGACCACACGCGGCTCGTCGACGCGATCCGCGGGGGTGACACGGAGGCGGCGGCCGGGGAGGCGGCGGGCTACCCGTTCCAGTGCCGTCCGTGGCTCAGGCGTCCCGCTTCCGGTGGCTGA
- a CDS encoding CynX/NimT family MFS transporter, whose translation MAIEESRTTTSPPTRDRAVSEPRSGTASPHGSPRAWTTRLLIVGIVLAALNLRPAVTSFGALLEEVRDGLGMSGSVAGLLTSVPPLCFAVFGVMAPRLARRFGPGAVVCAGMAAIAAGLAIRPYAGSAAGFLAASALALMGIAVSNVLMPVIVKRWFPDRVGSMTGLYSMALALGTSAAAALTVPMTDALGGGWRSGLAVWAGLAGVAVLPWIALVRIRGAGSPGGEREPAADTAPHEPDGLRVTRSRTAWALAVFFGLQATAAYITMGWMPQIFRDAGVSAGTAGLLLAVTMVMGVPLAFVIPRLATRLPHQGPIVVALGACGLAGYAGLYAAPAGGAWAWALLLGVSNCAFPLALTMVGMRARTGAGVAQLSAFAQSTGYLLSIPGPLLVGVLYQHSGGWGLPIALMAALMVPQIAVGVLAGRDRTVEDEASRVTHA comes from the coding sequence ATGGCCATCGAGGAATCCCGGACCACCACGTCCCCACCGACACGCGACCGCGCGGTTTCGGAGCCCAGGAGCGGGACGGCGTCGCCGCACGGCTCCCCGCGCGCGTGGACGACGCGGCTGCTGATCGTGGGCATCGTCCTCGCGGCCCTCAACCTGCGTCCCGCCGTCACCAGCTTCGGCGCCCTCCTCGAAGAGGTGCGCGACGGGCTCGGCATGAGCGGCAGTGTCGCCGGACTGCTCACCTCGGTGCCACCACTCTGCTTCGCCGTGTTCGGCGTCATGGCGCCGCGGCTCGCCCGCCGCTTCGGGCCCGGCGCGGTCGTCTGCGCCGGGATGGCCGCCATCGCGGCCGGGCTCGCGATCCGCCCGTACGCCGGAAGCGCGGCCGGATTCCTGGCGGCCAGTGCCCTCGCCCTGATGGGCATCGCCGTCAGCAACGTCCTCATGCCGGTGATCGTCAAGCGCTGGTTCCCGGACCGGGTCGGCTCCATGACCGGTCTCTACTCGATGGCGCTCGCCCTGGGCACCTCGGCGGCGGCCGCCCTGACCGTGCCCATGACCGACGCCCTGGGTGGCGGTTGGCGCTCGGGGCTGGCCGTGTGGGCGGGCCTCGCCGGGGTCGCCGTACTCCCGTGGATCGCGCTCGTCCGCATCCGGGGCGCCGGGTCCCCGGGCGGTGAGCGCGAGCCCGCCGCGGACACCGCCCCGCACGAGCCCGACGGGCTGCGCGTCACCCGCAGCCGTACCGCCTGGGCCCTCGCCGTCTTCTTCGGGCTCCAGGCCACCGCCGCCTACATCACGATGGGCTGGATGCCGCAGATCTTCCGTGACGCGGGCGTCTCGGCGGGCACCGCGGGACTGCTTCTCGCCGTCACGATGGTGATGGGCGTACCGCTGGCCTTCGTCATTCCGCGCCTGGCGACCCGGCTGCCCCACCAGGGCCCCATCGTGGTCGCGCTCGGCGCCTGCGGACTCGCCGGATACGCCGGTCTCTACGCGGCCCCGGCCGGCGGTGCCTGGGCCTGGGCCCTGCTGCTCGGCGTCTCCAACTGCGCCTTCCCGCTCGCCCTCACCATGGTCGGCATGCGCGCCCGCACCGGAGCGGGGGTCGCCCAGCTCTCGGCCTTCGCGCAGAGCACCGGCTATCTGCTCTCGATCCCGGGACCCCTGCTCGTGGGCGTGCTCTACCAGCACAGCGGCGGCTGGGGCCTGCCGATCGCGCTCATGGCCGCGCTGATGGTCCCGCAGATCGCGGTGGGCGTCCTGGCGGGCCGCGACCGCACGGTCGAGGACGAGGCGTCCCGCGTGACTCACGCCTGA
- a CDS encoding SGM_5486 family transporter-associated protein, producing MPVLDPNPQNGQKKMLLVFGTFLAITVIIAVIATIASP from the coding sequence ATGCCAGTGCTCGATCCGAACCCCCAGAACGGCCAGAAGAAGATGCTGCTCGTCTTCGGCACGTTCCTCGCCATCACCGTGATCATCGCCGTCATCGCGACCATCGCGTCACCGTGA
- a CDS encoding SixA phosphatase family protein has translation MSVAEPRRIVLFRHAKADWPQVSDHERPLADRGRTDAAVAGRRLADTGIPFDLALCSTAARTRETWKLAVHEFPHRPKTVYEERLYEASPGELIAVLNETPDDAQDVLLIGHNPGIQGLADVLTGQADGEARARMTERGFPTAAFAVLSFDGSWKSLEPGVATLIDYWAPTE, from the coding sequence ATGAGCGTCGCAGAACCCCGCAGGATAGTCCTCTTCCGGCATGCGAAAGCCGACTGGCCGCAGGTGTCCGACCACGAGCGGCCGCTCGCTGACCGGGGCCGTACGGACGCCGCCGTCGCCGGACGCAGGCTGGCCGACACCGGCATCCCCTTCGATCTGGCCCTCTGCTCCACCGCGGCCCGGACCCGTGAGACCTGGAAGCTCGCCGTCCACGAGTTCCCGCACCGGCCGAAAACGGTCTATGAGGAGCGGCTCTACGAAGCCTCGCCGGGCGAGCTGATCGCCGTACTCAACGAAACCCCGGACGACGCGCAGGACGTGCTCCTGATCGGGCACAATCCCGGCATCCAGGGCCTCGCGGACGTCCTGACCGGCCAGGCCGACGGTGAAGCCCGCGCCCGGATGACGGAGCGGGGCTTCCCCACCGCCGCCTTCGCGGTGCTGTCCTTCGACGGCTCCTGGAAATCCCTGGAGCCCGGCGTGGCCACGCTGATCGACTACTGGGCACCGACCGAGTAA
- the serB gene encoding phosphoserine phosphatase SerB has protein sequence MSATQTPDIPTLLVKIFGKDRPGITAGLFDTLAAWSVDVVDIEQVVTRGRIVLCALVTEPPSGLEGDLRATVHSWADSMKMQAEIISGLGDNRPRGMGRSHVTVLGHPLTAESTASIAARITKTGGNIDRIFRLAKYPVTAVEFAVSGAETEALRTALVTEAAALGVDIAVVASGLHRRAQRLVVMDVDSTLIQDEVIELFAAHAGCEDEVAEVTAAAMRGELDFEQSLHARVALLKGLDASVVAKVREEVRLTPGARTLIRTLKRLGFQVGVVSGGFTQVTDDLKERLGLDFAQANTLEIADGKLTGRVTGEIVDRAGKARLLRRFAAEAGVPLVQTVAIGDGANDLDMLNAAGLGVAFNAKPVVREAAHTAVNFPFLDTVLYLLGVTREEVEAADMHLGDH, from the coding sequence ATGAGCGCTACGCAGACCCCCGATATCCCCACCCTCCTTGTGAAGATCTTCGGCAAGGACCGGCCGGGCATCACGGCCGGACTCTTCGACACCCTCGCCGCCTGGTCCGTCGACGTGGTCGACATCGAGCAGGTCGTCACCCGTGGCCGGATCGTGCTGTGCGCGCTCGTGACCGAGCCGCCCTCCGGCCTGGAGGGCGATCTGCGGGCCACCGTGCACAGCTGGGCCGACTCGATGAAGATGCAGGCGGAGATCATCTCCGGCCTCGGCGACAACCGGCCGCGCGGCATGGGGCGTTCGCACGTCACCGTGCTCGGGCATCCGCTCACCGCCGAGTCGACGGCCTCGATCGCCGCGCGGATCACCAAGACCGGCGGGAACATCGACCGTATCTTCCGGCTCGCCAAGTACCCGGTGACGGCGGTGGAGTTCGCCGTGTCCGGTGCGGAGACCGAGGCGCTGCGCACCGCGCTGGTGACGGAGGCCGCCGCGCTCGGGGTCGACATCGCCGTGGTCGCGTCGGGGCTGCACCGGCGGGCCCAGCGGCTGGTCGTCATGGACGTGGACTCGACGCTGATCCAGGACGAGGTGATCGAGCTCTTCGCCGCGCACGCCGGGTGCGAGGACGAGGTCGCCGAGGTGACGGCGGCCGCGATGCGCGGAGAGCTCGACTTCGAGCAGTCGCTGCACGCGCGCGTGGCGCTGCTGAAGGGACTGGACGCCTCGGTGGTGGCCAAGGTGCGCGAGGAGGTACGGCTGACGCCCGGCGCGCGCACGCTGATCCGTACGCTGAAGCGGCTCGGCTTCCAAGTCGGTGTCGTGTCGGGCGGGTTCACCCAGGTCACGGACGACCTGAAGGAGCGGCTCGGGCTCGACTTCGCGCAGGCCAACACGCTGGAGATCGCCGACGGGAAGCTGACCGGCCGGGTCACCGGGGAGATCGTGGACCGTGCGGGCAAGGCGCGGCTGCTGCGCCGGTTCGCCGCGGAGGCGGGGGTGCCGCTCGTGCAGACCGTGGCGATCGGCGACGGTGCCAACGACCTCGACATGCTCAACGCGGCGGGTCTCGGTGTCGCGTTCAACGCCAAGCCCGTCGTGCGGGAGGCCGCGCACACGGCGGTGAACTTCCCGTTCCTGGACACCGTGCTGTATCTGCTGGGGGTCACCCGCGAAGAGGTCGAGGCGGCGGACATGCATCTGGGCGACCACTGA
- a CDS encoding streptophobe family protein, protein MSIDTVGRGGRVPWGDVLLSAIASVSWALIAMAGTAALGLHLVGADRAGSLGPMTAAVVALGANGAVKPSGNVSAFGLKGAEAHTAVQITPLGVGLVGALLLSYFFLRSLRGAGVVIAPAELLARAGAVVVLFVATLGGLAWAGHDVITIDGNGLGLDRVTGGGGLGKITDKLPGGLGDLGGLLPGRIDDLVDAKASVGFTVDTVPTLLGGAAWAAGILVISLLASRRTPLPRGWEGVHRTVRPAASALVTVMLMAVVAGLAAAAYAAVGDPHPKLIAGAALLGAPNGVWLGVPIGLLVPWDGRATGELAKLLPDPLDKLLSAGSDRPVTLGRLAELDGRVWLLGVATALMMLFAGVLAATRTPFVRRRGGTSGGIPDAPDAGGVGALGFAGRCALRLGLVTALALPLLAWLTDVSVDASLSVFGIDAFGAGIQLHGRLGIALLFGAGWGAGAGAVGALLAYASRAAGRRAAPLALGDAGAPGTPPRPDPSPRPGQPPGSGPYAPSAPYRPANPDTNPYLRVPDELREPRGGRPPERKRAPDDVYGAPTVARPLPRPPGSRGRSPGQSVPPPPLPPPDQGQPPPPGPRRRD, encoded by the coding sequence ATGAGCATCGACACCGTGGGGCGGGGCGGGCGCGTGCCGTGGGGGGATGTGCTGCTGTCCGCGATCGCCTCGGTGAGCTGGGCGTTGATCGCGATGGCGGGCACGGCCGCGCTCGGTCTCCATCTGGTGGGCGCGGACCGGGCCGGCTCGCTCGGGCCGATGACCGCGGCCGTGGTGGCGCTGGGGGCGAACGGCGCCGTCAAGCCGTCCGGCAACGTGTCCGCCTTCGGGCTGAAGGGCGCCGAGGCGCACACGGCCGTCCAGATCACGCCGCTGGGGGTGGGACTGGTCGGCGCGCTGCTGCTCTCCTACTTCTTCCTGCGCTCCTTGCGCGGCGCGGGAGTTGTGATCGCGCCCGCCGAACTCCTGGCGCGGGCGGGCGCGGTGGTCGTCCTGTTCGTGGCGACCCTGGGCGGGCTCGCCTGGGCCGGGCACGACGTCATCACCATCGACGGGAACGGACTCGGGCTCGACCGGGTGACGGGCGGCGGTGGACTCGGGAAGATCACCGACAAGCTCCCCGGCGGGCTCGGTGACCTCGGTGGGCTGCTGCCGGGCAGGATCGACGACCTCGTGGACGCGAAAGCCTCCGTGGGATTCACCGTGGACACGGTGCCCACCCTGCTCGGCGGCGCCGCCTGGGCCGCCGGAATCCTGGTGATCTCCCTGCTGGCCTCCCGGCGCACTCCCCTGCCGCGCGGCTGGGAGGGTGTGCACCGGACGGTGCGGCCGGCCGCGTCCGCGCTGGTCACGGTGATGCTGATGGCCGTCGTCGCCGGGCTCGCGGCGGCGGCGTACGCGGCGGTCGGTGACCCCCACCCCAAGCTGATCGCGGGCGCCGCGCTGCTCGGCGCGCCCAACGGGGTGTGGCTCGGTGTGCCGATCGGTCTCCTGGTCCCCTGGGACGGCAGGGCCACCGGCGAACTCGCCAAGCTGCTGCCGGACCCGCTGGACAAGCTGCTGAGCGCCGGCTCCGACCGGCCCGTGACCCTGGGCCGTCTCGCCGAACTCGACGGACGGGTGTGGCTGTTGGGGGTCGCGACCGCGCTCATGATGCTCTTCGCGGGCGTCCTCGCGGCCACCCGTACGCCATTTGTACGGCGGCGGGGTGGCACGTCCGGGGGCATCCCGGATGCCCCCGACGCAGGAGGCGTGGGCGCCCTCGGGTTCGCGGGACGCTGCGCTCTTCGGCTGGGGCTCGTGACGGCACTGGCACTGCCGCTGCTGGCGTGGCTGACGGACGTGTCGGTGGACGCCTCGCTGTCGGTGTTCGGCATCGACGCGTTCGGCGCCGGGATCCAGCTGCACGGCCGTCTCGGTATCGCACTGCTGTTCGGTGCCGGGTGGGGCGCGGGCGCGGGGGCCGTGGGCGCGCTGCTGGCGTACGCGAGCCGGGCCGCGGGACGGCGGGCGGCACCCCTGGCACTGGGTGACGCCGGTGCCCCGGGCACCCCTCCCCGCCCGGACCCGTCGCCCCGCCCCGGTCAGCCGCCGGGGTCGGGGCCGTACGCGCCGAGCGCGCCGTACCGGCCCGCGAACCCCGACACCAATCCGTATCTGCGGGTGCCGGACGAGCTGCGGGAGCCGCGGGGCGGACGTCCGCCCGAGCGGAAGCGGGCGCCCGACGACGTGTACGGCGCGCCGACGGTCGCCCGGCCGCTTCCGCGGCCGCCCGGATCGCGCGGGCGGTCACCGGGGCAGAGCGTGCCGCCACCCCCGCTGCCCCCGCCCGACCAGGGGCAGCCTCCGCCGCCCGGTCCCCGGCGGCGTGACTGA
- a CDS encoding ABC transporter ATP-binding protein/permease, translated as MPELVLELNGRTWTLDASRPYTLGRDPQGDVVLDDARVSWRHATISWSGRSWVIEDHSSTNGTFVRGQRIHQMEIGPGSAVHLGNATDGPALKLSGAAAPAAQPQQQPYAAQGAGPGWAQQAPQPQAPEQGQQPPRPAGQVPRQQGPGGAAGAPPVYGDRSPTTFHQLALGRVMRIGRALENELVVSDLQVSRHHAEFHATPDGRFEIRDLGSHNGTYVNGMPIAKGGSALLGPNDIVGVGHSTFRIVGDRLEEFVDTGEVSFSARHLTVTVDGGKQILKDVSFGVPEKSLIAVIGPSGSGKSTLLKALTGYRPANQGDVLYDNRNLYKQFAELRQRIGLVPQDDILHKELTVKKALKYAAKLRFPADTTGEEREARINEVLRELKLDIHKEKKVTSLSGGQRKRVSVALELLTKPSLIFLDEPTSGLDPGMDRDVMQLLRGLADDGRTVLVVTHSVAELAICDKLLVMAPGGSVAYFGPPEEALNFFGYETWADVFSAFENYRDYDWAGRWKGSQHYQMYAADIDAVAPQSVNVPQQQAMKPPKPQSWGSQLTTLVRRYVSVIASDKGFLALTVILPAVLGSVSLLIDSDKTLLVNPIVTKSGVHVANGTATTVLLILAVGACFAGAANSVRELIKERVIYERERATGLSRSAYLMSKVIVLGVVTLLQGALVGAIGFGSRTVPDKGLVLTGLPKVELTLPIMALGFASMMFGLVISSLVKTAEKTMPLLVMFAIVQVVFTGCLFILNGTIGVNQFSYLMPARWAVAASGATLDFNNIFPNQDDPTSTDPLWNHTAGVWAMDMVALIALGVLCGFFVARFLRRHEPEVMRK; from the coding sequence GTGCCGGAACTCGTACTGGAATTGAACGGACGGACCTGGACGCTCGATGCGTCCAGGCCATACACCCTCGGACGTGATCCGCAGGGGGACGTCGTGCTCGACGACGCCAGGGTGTCCTGGCGTCACGCCACGATCAGCTGGAGCGGCCGTAGTTGGGTCATCGAGGATCACAGCAGCACCAACGGCACGTTCGTGCGGGGGCAGCGGATCCATCAGATGGAGATCGGGCCCGGCTCGGCCGTGCACCTCGGCAACGCGACCGACGGCCCGGCGCTGAAGCTGTCCGGCGCGGCGGCTCCGGCCGCCCAGCCCCAGCAACAGCCTTACGCCGCCCAGGGCGCGGGACCCGGCTGGGCCCAGCAGGCGCCGCAGCCGCAGGCGCCCGAGCAGGGGCAGCAGCCGCCGCGGCCCGCGGGGCAGGTACCGCGGCAGCAGGGACCCGGTGGCGCCGCGGGGGCGCCGCCGGTCTACGGAGACCGCAGCCCGACGACCTTCCACCAGCTGGCCCTCGGCCGGGTGATGCGCATCGGCCGTGCGCTGGAGAACGAGCTGGTCGTCTCCGACCTCCAGGTCTCGCGCCACCACGCCGAGTTCCACGCGACGCCCGACGGCCGCTTCGAGATCCGTGACCTGGGCTCGCACAACGGCACCTACGTCAACGGCATGCCGATCGCCAAGGGCGGCTCGGCGCTGCTCGGCCCGAACGACATCGTCGGTGTCGGCCACTCGACGTTCCGTATCGTCGGCGACCGGCTGGAGGAGTTCGTCGACACCGGCGAGGTGTCCTTCTCCGCCCGTCACCTGACCGTCACGGTCGACGGCGGCAAGCAGATCCTCAAGGACGTCTCCTTCGGCGTGCCCGAGAAGTCGCTGATCGCGGTCATCGGCCCGTCCGGTTCCGGCAAGTCGACGCTCCTGAAGGCGCTCACGGGCTACCGGCCCGCCAACCAGGGTGACGTCCTCTACGACAACCGCAACCTGTACAAGCAGTTCGCCGAGCTGCGTCAGCGCATCGGTCTGGTCCCGCAGGACGACATCCTGCACAAGGAGCTGACCGTCAAGAAGGCCCTCAAGTACGCGGCCAAACTGCGCTTCCCCGCCGACACCACCGGTGAGGAACGCGAGGCGCGCATAAACGAGGTGCTGCGCGAGCTGAAGCTGGACATCCACAAGGAGAAGAAGGTCACCTCCCTCTCCGGAGGCCAGCGCAAGCGCGTCTCGGTGGCCCTGGAGCTGCTGACCAAGCCGTCGCTGATCTTCCTGGACGAGCCGACCTCCGGCCTCGACCCGGGCATGGACCGCGACGTCATGCAGCTGCTGCGCGGCCTCGCCGACGACGGCCGTACGGTCCTGGTGGTCACCCACTCCGTGGCGGAACTGGCGATCTGCGACAAGCTGCTGGTGATGGCCCCCGGCGGCTCGGTGGCGTACTTCGGGCCGCCCGAGGAGGCGCTGAACTTCTTCGGCTACGAGACCTGGGCCGACGTCTTCTCCGCGTTCGAGAACTACCGCGACTACGACTGGGCGGGCCGCTGGAAGGGCTCGCAGCACTACCAGATGTACGCCGCGGACATCGACGCGGTCGCCCCGCAGTCGGTGAACGTGCCGCAGCAGCAGGCGATGAAGCCGCCGAAGCCGCAGAGCTGGGGGTCACAGCTGACGACCCTGGTCCGCCGGTACGTCTCGGTGATCGCGTCCGACAAGGGCTTCCTGGCGCTGACGGTGATCCTGCCGGCGGTGCTGGGCTCGGTGAGCCTGCTCATCGACTCGGACAAGACCCTGCTGGTCAACCCGATCGTCACCAAGTCCGGCGTGCACGTCGCCAACGGAACGGCGACGACGGTGCTCCTGATCCTCGCGGTCGGCGCGTGTTTCGCGGGCGCGGCCAACTCCGTCCGTGAACTGATCAAGGAACGGGTGATCTACGAGCGGGAGCGGGCGACGGGCCTGTCACGCTCCGCGTACCTGATGTCGAAGGTGATCGTCCTCGGCGTGGTGACGCTGCTCCAGGGTGCCCTGGTCGGTGCCATCGGATTCGGCAGCCGCACGGTCCCGGACAAGGGCCTGGTCCTGACCGGCCTGCCCAAGGTCGAACTCACCCTGCCGATCATGGCACTGGGCTTCGCGTCGATGATGTTCGGCCTGGTCATCTCCTCGCTGGTGAAGACCGCCGAGAAGACGATGCCGCTGCTGGTCATGTTCGCGATCGTCCAGGTCGTGTTCACCGGATGCCTCTTCATCCTGAACGGCACGATCGGCGTCAACCAGTTCTCGTACCTGATGCCGGCGCGCTGGGCCGTCGCCGCGTCCGGTGCCACGCTGGACTTCAACAACATCTTCCCGAACCAGGACGATCCGACGAGCACGGACCCGCTGTGGAACCACACGGCCGGGGTCTGGGCCATGGACATGGTGGCCCTGATCGCGCTCGGCGTGCTCTGCGGGTTCTTCGTGGCCCGCTTCCTGCGCCGCCACGAGCCCGAGGTCATGCGCAAGTAG
- a CDS encoding transglycosylase SLT domain-containing protein → MPKNIITPGHSPKLTKVHKLSIAGIATLGAAALAFSVAPSSAQSTTTNDAAVSQAPVAFGQQPIKDVKASITDQMAGASLKAQSIAAKKAADAAVTKKNAELARKTAAAKAAKDARTKEQAASRSVQRIQVETVAAKTYTNNLDGWIHESLDIMKKHKIPGSYHGLYRNIMRESSGNPQAINGWDINAINGIPSKGLLQVIPPTFKAYHVAGTSWNIYDPVANITAACNYAADKYGSMDNVNSAY, encoded by the coding sequence ATGCCCAAGAACATCATCACTCCTGGTCATAGTCCGAAGCTGACCAAGGTCCACAAGCTTTCGATCGCCGGTATCGCCACCCTCGGTGCAGCGGCCCTGGCGTTCTCCGTGGCGCCCAGCAGCGCCCAGAGCACCACCACGAACGACGCCGCCGTCTCGCAGGCTCCGGTCGCCTTCGGCCAGCAGCCCATCAAGGACGTGAAGGCCAGCATCACCGACCAGATGGCCGGCGCCAGCCTGAAGGCCCAGAGCATCGCGGCGAAGAAGGCCGCCGACGCGGCCGTCACCAAGAAGAACGCCGAGCTCGCCCGGAAGACGGCCGCCGCGAAGGCCGCCAAGGACGCGCGTACGAAGGAGCAGGCCGCGAGCCGCTCCGTGCAGCGCATCCAGGTCGAGACCGTCGCCGCGAAGACGTACACGAACAACCTCGACGGCTGGATCCACGAGTCGCTCGACATCATGAAGAAGCACAAGATCCCCGGTTCGTACCACGGGCTGTACCGCAACATCATGCGGGAGTCCTCGGGCAACCCCCAGGCCATCAACGGCTGGGACATCAACGCGATCAACGGCATACCCTCGAAGGGCCTGCTCCAGGTCATCCCGCCGACCTTCAAGGCCTACCACGTGGCCGGTACCTCGTGGAACATCTACGACCCGGTCGCCAACATCACCGCCGCCTGCAACTACGCGGCCGACAAGTACGGCTCGATGGACAACGTGAACAGCGCGTACTGA
- a CDS encoding S-adenosylmethionine:tRNA ribosyltransferase-isomerase, translated as MTTVERVPQELSARVPAEQRGPGRDRDCVRLLVSRGVEVSHHTFAELPGQLRAGDLLVVNTSPTLAAAVDGRIGPARVVVHFSARGDDGRWAVELRDPDGRGTTRPRAGGPAGTEVSLAGDGRLVLEEPLRAGGARLWWARVPGPDVPGLLRRHGRPIRYSYTERDQPLSVYQTVFALPSADGAGSAEMPSAARPFTARLVTELVSRGVRFAPIRLHTGVSSAEAHEPPSAEWYEVPEASARLINAARAGDGRTVAVGTTAVRAVESAAGPDGVVHAHRGWTDLVVTPRRGVRIVDGLLTGLHEPEASHLLMLEAVAGRAAVERAYAAAVGGLYLWHEFGDAHLILPEENTHPGRCFSN; from the coding sequence GTGACGACCGTGGAGCGGGTCCCGCAGGAGTTGTCGGCGCGAGTGCCGGCCGAGCAGCGCGGGCCCGGACGGGACCGGGACTGCGTACGGCTGCTCGTGTCCCGGGGGGTGGAGGTGTCGCACCACACGTTCGCGGAGCTGCCGGGACAGCTGCGGGCCGGGGACCTGCTCGTCGTGAACACCTCCCCCACGCTGGCCGCCGCGGTCGACGGGCGGATCGGGCCCGCGCGTGTGGTGGTCCACTTCTCCGCCCGGGGCGATGACGGACGGTGGGCGGTCGAGCTGCGGGATCCCGACGGGAGGGGCACGACGCGTCCGCGGGCGGGCGGCCCGGCGGGGACGGAGGTGTCTCTCGCGGGCGATGGGCGGCTCGTACTGGAGGAGCCGCTGAGGGCGGGCGGCGCGCGGCTGTGGTGGGCGCGGGTGCCGGGTCCGGACGTGCCCGGCCTGCTGCGGCGGCACGGGCGTCCCATCCGGTACTCCTATACGGAGCGGGACCAGCCGCTCTCCGTCTATCAGACGGTGTTCGCGCTGCCGTCCGCCGACGGAGCGGGCAGCGCGGAAATGCCGAGCGCGGCGCGGCCCTTCACCGCGCGGCTGGTGACGGAGCTGGTGAGCCGGGGGGTGCGGTTCGCTCCGATCAGGCTGCACACGGGTGTCTCCTCCGCCGAGGCCCACGAGCCGCCCTCCGCGGAGTGGTACGAGGTGCCGGAGGCGTCGGCGCGTCTGATCAACGCGGCGAGGGCGGGCGACGGGCGGACGGTCGCGGTCGGTACGACGGCGGTGCGTGCGGTCGAGTCGGCGGCGGGCCCCGACGGGGTGGTCCACGCCCACCGGGGGTGGACGGATCTCGTGGTGACCCCGCGGCGGGGCGTACGGATCGTCGACGGGCTGCTGACCGGGCTGCACGAGCCGGAGGCCTCCCACCTGCTGATGCTGGAGGCCGTCGCGGGAAGGGCCGCGGTCGAGCGTGCCTACGCCGCCGCGGTGGGCGGGCTCTACCTGTGGCACGAGTTCGGGGACGCCCACCTCATCCTCCCGGAGGAGAACACTCACCCTGGGCGTTGCTTCAGCAACTAG